A genomic region of Bosea sp. 124 contains the following coding sequences:
- the glpD gene encoding glycerol-3-phosphate dehydrogenase: MSETEPTYDLAVIGGGINGCGIARDAAGRGASIILFEKDDLASATSSASTKLIHGGLRYLEHYEFRLVREALMERERLWAIAPHIIWPLRFVLPHHKGLRPAWLLRLGLFLYDHIGGRRKLPATRTLDLAEDAAGRPLKDEGAKAFEYSDCWVEDSRLVVLNAMDAASRGAAIHTRTRVVAADRENGLWRIATESDGARTTVLAKALVNAAGPWVGEILGGVVRSNTKAAVRMVQGSHIVVHKLYEHDRCYIFQNGDGRIVFAIPYERDFTLIGTTDRDFKGDPSEAKATPEEIDYLCAAASEYFREPVTPQSVVWTYSGVRPLYDDGASKAQEATRDYVLTLDAPQGQAPLLSVFGGKITTYRRLAESALEKLGPHAGWAARPTWTVTGTLPGGDFPVEGFEAQVDALAAAHPWLAHKTATRLVRAYGTKALGILAGAGSVDDLGRHFGADLYEREVLYLMRAEWAKRGADVLWRRGKLGLRLTAADQQALEHFMSEQAAKG; the protein is encoded by the coding sequence ATGAGCGAAACCGAGCCGACTTACGATCTCGCCGTCATCGGCGGCGGCATCAATGGCTGCGGCATTGCCCGCGACGCAGCCGGGCGCGGCGCCTCCATCATCCTGTTCGAGAAGGATGACCTCGCCAGCGCCACCTCCTCGGCCTCGACCAAGCTGATCCATGGCGGGCTGCGCTATCTCGAGCATTACGAGTTCCGGCTCGTGCGCGAGGCGCTGATGGAGCGCGAACGGCTCTGGGCCATCGCGCCGCATATCATCTGGCCGCTGCGCTTCGTGCTGCCGCACCACAAGGGCCTGCGCCCGGCCTGGCTGCTGCGGCTCGGCCTTTTCCTCTACGACCATATCGGCGGCCGCAGGAAGTTGCCGGCGACGCGTACGCTCGACCTCGCCGAGGATGCAGCCGGCCGTCCCCTCAAGGACGAGGGCGCCAAGGCCTTCGAATATTCCGATTGCTGGGTCGAGGATTCGCGCCTCGTCGTGCTGAACGCGATGGATGCCGCGAGCAGGGGCGCCGCGATCCACACCCGCACCCGCGTCGTCGCGGCCGACCGCGAGAACGGCCTCTGGCGGATCGCCACCGAGAGCGACGGCGCCCGCACGACCGTGCTCGCCAAGGCGCTGGTCAACGCCGCCGGCCCCTGGGTCGGCGAGATACTGGGCGGCGTGGTTCGCTCCAACACCAAAGCCGCCGTGCGCATGGTCCAGGGCAGCCATATCGTCGTGCACAAGCTTTACGAGCACGACCGCTGCTACATCTTCCAGAACGGCGACGGGCGCATCGTCTTCGCTATTCCCTATGAGCGCGACTTCACCCTGATCGGCACCACAGACCGCGACTTCAAGGGCGATCCGTCGGAGGCGAAGGCGACGCCGGAGGAGATCGATTATCTCTGCGCTGCGGCGAGCGAGTATTTCCGCGAGCCGGTGACGCCGCAATCCGTGGTCTGGACCTATTCCGGCGTGCGCCCGCTCTATGACGACGGCGCCTCCAAGGCGCAGGAGGCGACGCGCGACTACGTGCTGACGCTCGATGCGCCTCAAGGCCAGGCGCCGCTGCTCTCGGTCTTCGGCGGCAAGATCACGACCTATCGACGCCTCGCCGAATCGGCATTGGAGAAGCTTGGCCCCCATGCGGGCTGGGCTGCCCGACCGACCTGGACCGTGACCGGCACCCTGCCCGGCGGCGACTTTCCGGTCGAGGGCTTCGAGGCGCAGGTCGATGCCCTCGCCGCCGCCCATCCCTGGCTCGCGCACAAGACCGCGACGCGGCTGGTGCGCGCCTATGGCACGAAGGCGCTTGGCATCCTTGCAGGCGCCGGCAGCGTCGACGATCTCGGCCGCCATTTCGGCGCCGACCTCTACGAGCGCGAAGTGCTCTATCTCATGCGGGCAGAATGGGCGAAACGCGGGGCCGATGTGCTCTGGCGCCGCGGCAAGCTCGGCCTGCGGCTGACCGCCGCCGATCAGCAGGCACTCGAGCACTTCATGTCGGAGCAAGCGGCGAAGGGCTGA
- a CDS encoding nucleotide sugar dehydrogenase codes for MAQAAQRFVEKVRDRSVVLGVVGLGYVGIPLALAALRRGIRVIGFDIDQARVDQINAGRETIKHIPMDLIVEGLANGRFEATTDVERLSEPDALLICVPTPLSRHREPDLSYVVKTTEAIGRRLRKDQLIVLESTTYPGTTDELMRPILEHATGLASGKDFYLAYSPEREDPGNAQFGTSDIPKVVGGDGADALAMADALYAALVVRTVPVSSTATAEAVKLTENIFRAVNIALVNELKQVYAAMGIDVWEVIEAAKTKPFGYMPFYPGPGLGGHCIPIDPFYLTWKAREFDVATRFIELAGQINTEMPYLVVDRLAELVDRQLGRSFSGARILVIGLAYKKNIEDMRESPALKLIELIESRGAQAAYHDPHIPAIRKTRKHGGLTARTSTPLTAESLADFDAVLIATDHDEVDYGLIVAHAKLVVDTRNACARHGLAGATIFKA; via the coding sequence ATGGCGCAGGCGGCGCAGCGGTTCGTGGAGAAGGTGCGCGACCGCTCGGTCGTGCTCGGCGTGGTCGGGCTCGGCTATGTCGGCATCCCGCTCGCGCTCGCCGCGCTGCGTCGGGGCATCAGGGTCATCGGCTTTGACATCGACCAGGCTCGCGTCGACCAGATCAATGCCGGCCGGGAGACGATCAAGCACATCCCGATGGACCTCATCGTCGAAGGGCTCGCGAACGGGCGCTTCGAGGCCACCACCGATGTCGAGCGCCTGTCTGAACCCGACGCATTGCTGATCTGCGTACCGACCCCATTGTCGCGCCATCGCGAGCCCGATCTGTCCTATGTCGTGAAAACCACCGAGGCGATCGGCAGGCGCCTGCGCAAGGACCAGCTCATCGTGCTGGAATCGACGACCTACCCCGGCACCACCGACGAGCTGATGCGCCCGATCCTCGAACACGCGACGGGCCTCGCCAGCGGCAAGGACTTCTACCTGGCCTATTCGCCCGAGCGCGAAGACCCCGGCAACGCCCAGTTCGGCACCTCCGACATCCCCAAGGTCGTCGGCGGCGACGGTGCGGACGCGCTCGCCATGGCCGATGCGCTCTATGCCGCCTTGGTGGTCAGGACCGTGCCGGTCTCCTCGACCGCGACGGCCGAAGCGGTGAAGTTGACGGAGAACATCTTCCGCGCCGTCAACATCGCGCTCGTCAACGAGTTGAAGCAGGTCTACGCCGCGATGGGCATCGATGTCTGGGAGGTGATCGAGGCGGCCAAGACCAAGCCCTTCGGCTACATGCCGTTCTATCCCGGCCCCGGACTCGGCGGGCACTGCATCCCGATCGACCCATTCTACCTGACCTGGAAGGCGCGCGAGTTCGACGTCGCCACGCGCTTCATCGAGCTCGCCGGCCAGATCAACACCGAGATGCCCTATCTCGTCGTCGACCGGCTGGCCGAGCTCGTCGACCGCCAGCTTGGCCGGAGCTTCAGCGGGGCCCGCATCCTCGTCATCGGCCTCGCCTACAAGAAGAACATCGAGGACATGCGCGAGAGCCCTGCCCTCAAGCTGATCGAGCTGATCGAGAGCCGGGGCGCACAGGCCGCCTATCACGACCCGCACATCCCAGCGATTCGCAAGACGCGCAAGCATGGTGGGCTGACCGCGCGCACCAGCACGCCCCTGACGGCGGAGAGCCTCGCAGACTTCGATGCGGTGCTGATCGCGACCGACCATGACGAGGTGGACTACGGCCTGATCGTCGCCCATGCGAAACTTGTCGTGGATACCCGCAATGCCTGCGCCCGCCATGGGCTTGCGGGCGCGACCATCTTCAAGGCGTGA
- a CDS encoding TRAP transporter large permease subunit: MKGEEGPVQQPGWREAATRLLAALEAVLRALGATLLATLFLVVMAAVVRRYILGGGFVWSDELAIWLHVALIATGAPLAVTGALAMRLDVVVRLLPSGQRRLADALAGGIAVHGALVLALGGANVALLVGGTSTVLGLPEWLRFAVFALGGGLTALVLTLRAALDRGWRDALAALLLGACFYALAQLSTGLVLATPSLAAALLAGSGLLLGAPLPLALLAGVSIAGAFGGLLPEPAIVQNTVAGVSKFLLLAIPFFLWAGELLTSGGLAERLVRFAAALVGHRRAGLAQTALVSSVLFSGASGSSVANAAFGAKVMAPTLVARGYPPAHAAAIVAGVSMLDNIIPPSIAFLLLATATNLSVGSLLVGGFVAGGVLAVALAIGIHLTVRNVVDAAPKASPRERVSSLIGALPAIGLGVVVVIGIRFGVVTVTEASALAVTYALVACLLLRSLSGRGILAALRSTATEAAAIGLLIGASAPFAFLLALDRVSDVMAGLVTGLGGGPYAVMLLANLVLLVAGLFLDIGAAILLLAPLLLPVAVAAGLDPIQFGVILVVNLMIHGLTPPLGILVYVVSGIMRVPAGAVFRAVLPLLGVLLVALAVLSLGAAAWPSRAPSSLALWLKALF; encoded by the coding sequence ATGAAGGGCGAGGAGGGCCCGGTGCAGCAGCCGGGATGGCGCGAGGCCGCGACGCGCCTGCTTGCGGCGCTCGAAGCCGTGCTGCGGGCGCTCGGCGCGACGCTGCTGGCCACGCTCTTCCTCGTGGTGATGGCGGCGGTCGTTCGCCGCTATATCCTTGGCGGTGGCTTCGTCTGGTCCGACGAGCTTGCGATCTGGCTGCATGTCGCGCTGATCGCGACCGGCGCACCGCTCGCTGTTACCGGCGCGCTCGCGATGCGGCTGGATGTAGTGGTGCGGCTGTTGCCATCGGGTCAGCGCCGGCTTGCGGACGCATTGGCCGGGGGCATCGCGGTGCACGGTGCGCTCGTGCTCGCGCTCGGGGGGGCGAATGTCGCGCTGCTCGTCGGCGGCACCTCGACCGTGCTCGGACTACCGGAATGGCTGCGCTTCGCCGTGTTTGCCCTCGGGGGCGGACTGACGGCGCTCGTCCTGACGCTGCGGGCGGCGCTCGACCGGGGCTGGCGCGATGCCTTGGCTGCCCTGCTGCTTGGGGCGTGCTTCTACGCGCTGGCGCAGCTCTCGACGGGGCTGGTCCTTGCGACACCCAGTCTCGCCGCAGCCCTGCTCGCCGGCTCCGGCCTGCTGCTGGGGGCGCCGCTCCCGCTCGCCTTGCTCGCGGGCGTCTCGATTGCCGGCGCCTTCGGCGGCCTGCTGCCGGAGCCGGCGATCGTCCAGAACACGGTCGCCGGGGTCTCGAAATTCCTGCTGCTGGCAATCCCTTTCTTCCTGTGGGCCGGCGAACTCCTGACGTCGGGTGGACTGGCCGAGCGCCTGGTGCGCTTCGCCGCCGCGCTGGTCGGGCATCGACGCGCGGGGCTCGCCCAGACGGCGCTGGTGTCGAGCGTGCTGTTTTCGGGCGCGTCGGGGTCGTCTGTCGCCAACGCCGCCTTCGGGGCCAAGGTGATGGCGCCGACGCTGGTGGCGCGCGGCTATCCGCCGGCCCATGCGGCGGCGATCGTCGCCGGTGTCTCCATGCTCGACAACATCATCCCGCCCTCGATCGCCTTCCTGCTGCTGGCGACGGCGACGAATCTCTCGGTCGGGTCGCTGCTGGTCGGCGGTTTCGTTGCCGGCGGCGTGCTGGCTGTGGCGCTCGCGATCGGCATCCATCTGACGGTGCGAAACGTCGTCGATGCGGCGCCGAAGGCGAGCCCGCGTGAGCGCGTGTCGAGCCTCATTGGCGCGCTGCCGGCGATCGGGCTTGGCGTCGTGGTGGTCATCGGCATCCGCTTCGGTGTCGTGACGGTGACGGAGGCCTCGGCACTCGCCGTCACCTATGCGCTGGTCGCCTGCCTGCTGCTGCGCAGCCTGAGCGGCCGGGGCATCCTGGCGGCGCTGCGCAGCACCGCAACAGAAGCGGCCGCGATCGGGCTGCTGATCGGCGCCTCGGCGCCCTTCGCCTTCCTGCTGGCGCTCGACCGCGTCTCCGACGTGATGGCCGGGCTGGTGACCGGGCTGGGCGGCGGGCCCTATGCTGTGATGCTGCTCGCCAATCTCGTGCTGCTGGTTGCGGGACTTTTCCTCGACATCGGGGCAGCGATCCTGCTGCTGGCGCCCTTGCTGCTGCCGGTCGCGGTCGCGGCCGGGCTCGATCCGATCCAGTTCGGCGTGATCCTGGTCGTCAACCTGATGATCCATGGGCTGACGCCGCCGCTCGGCATTCTGGTCTATGTCGTCAGCGGCATCATGCGCGTGCCGGCGGGCGCCGTGTTTCGGGCGGTGCTGCCGCTGCTCGGCGTGCTGCTCGTCGCGCTCGCGGTGCTGTCGCTCGGCGCTGCCGCCTGGCCGTCGCGCGCGCCAAGCTCGCTTGCCCTGTGGCTCAAGGCGCTGTTCTGA
- the pncB gene encoding nicotinate phosphoribosyltransferase, whose product MTVTDIATRTYNHGWRLDPIIRSLLDTDFYKLLMLQMIRAFHPQVKVTFSLINRSKHIRLADIVDEAELRAQLDHARSVRFSKKELIWLSGNSFYGKTQMFSPEFIAWLADFQLPEYELRKVDGQYELHFEGPWTHTTMWEVPALAIINELRARRVMVGERRFALDVLYARAKAKMWDKVERLQKLPSLRLSDFGTRRRHGHLWQRWCVEALKEGLGAAFSGTSNVLLAMDNDLEAIGTNAHELPMVLAALADSDEELLRAPYRVLDEWRQVYGGNLLIALPDAFGTTGFLRHAPDWVADWTGFRPDSAPPIPAGEEIMAWWRAHGRDPKDKLLVFSDGLDVDAIERVYRHFDGKVRMAFGWGTDLTNDLVGCSPDGSRALDPMSLVCKVTKANGRPAVKLSDNPEKVSGEGGAVARYRRVFGVA is encoded by the coding sequence ATGACCGTCACCGATATCGCGACGCGGACCTACAATCATGGCTGGCGGCTCGACCCGATCATCCGCAGCCTGCTCGACACGGATTTCTACAAGCTGCTGATGCTGCAGATGATCCGCGCCTTCCATCCGCAGGTCAAGGTCACCTTCTCGCTGATCAACCGCTCGAAGCATATCCGCCTTGCCGATATCGTCGACGAGGCGGAACTGCGCGCCCAGCTCGACCATGCCCGCAGCGTCCGCTTCTCGAAGAAGGAGCTGATCTGGCTTTCCGGCAACTCGTTCTATGGCAAGACGCAGATGTTCTCGCCGGAGTTCATCGCCTGGCTCGCCGATTTCCAGCTGCCGGAGTACGAGCTGCGCAAGGTCGACGGGCAGTACGAACTGCATTTCGAGGGGCCCTGGACCCACACCACGATGTGGGAGGTGCCGGCGCTCGCCATCATCAACGAATTGCGCGCGCGCCGGGTCATGGTCGGTGAGAGGCGCTTCGCGCTCGACGTGCTCTATGCCCGGGCCAAGGCGAAGATGTGGGACAAGGTCGAGCGGCTGCAGAAGCTGCCGAGCCTGCGTCTTTCGGATTTCGGGACGCGGCGGCGCCATGGCCATCTCTGGCAGCGCTGGTGCGTCGAGGCGCTGAAGGAGGGGCTGGGCGCAGCCTTCAGCGGCACCTCGAACGTGCTGCTGGCGATGGACAACGATCTCGAGGCGATCGGCACCAATGCCCATGAGCTGCCGATGGTGCTGGCCGCGCTCGCCGACAGCGACGAGGAACTGCTGCGCGCGCCTTATCGCGTGCTCGACGAATGGCGCCAGGTCTATGGCGGCAACCTGCTGATCGCTCTGCCCGACGCCTTCGGCACCACCGGCTTCCTGCGTCATGCGCCGGACTGGGTCGCCGACTGGACGGGGTTCCGGCCCGATTCGGCGCCGCCGATCCCGGCTGGCGAGGAGATCATGGCGTGGTGGCGCGCGCATGGGCGCGACCCGAAGGACAAGCTGCTGGTCTTCTCCGATGGGCTCGATGTCGATGCGATCGAGCGCGTCTACCGTCACTTCGACGGCAAGGTCCGGATGGCCTTCGGCTGGGGCACCGATCTCACCAACGACCTCGTCGGCTGCTCGCCGGACGGCTCGCGCGCGCTCGACCCGATGTCGCTGGTCTGCAAGGTGACGAAGGCGAATGGCCGCCCCGCGGTGAAGCTCTCCGACAATCCCGAGAAGGTCTCGGGCGAGGGCGGGGCGGTGGCGCGTTACCGGCGGGTGTTCGGCGTCGCCTAG